One Rhizoctonia solani chromosome 3, complete sequence genomic region harbors:
- a CDS encoding NADH:flavin oxidoreductase/NADH oxidase: MPETSRLFEPLRAGNLTLAHRIVMAPMTRLRATVDGVVTAITAEYYSQRSTIPGTLLISEGTSVAAEAGGFPNLPGFYNDAQVEGWKNVVDTVHANGSYIYLQIAALGRVGYPEVLAAGGHPYVSSSPVKLESRSETPIELSQNEIKRYVGLYAEAARRAVHEAGFDGVEIHACNGSLTEQFIQDVVNKRTDDYGGSIENRSRFLLEVVDAVIDKIGASRTGIRFSPWSKGQEMGMRNPIPTYTYIISELTKNHSELSYIHMIEPGINSADNGTTQELDEGVVASNEFAYQLWSPRTYLTGGGYDHLSAPNTADKLENTAVVIGRLFISNPDLPLRIKFGLEPVASDPSTYYSTGPESIKGYTDYPLLPQVRA, from the exons GTCACTGCCATTACTGCAGAATACTACTCACAACGTTCAACTATTCCGGGAACCTTGCTCATTTCAGAAGGAACAAGCGTTGCTGCCGAAGCTGGAGGTTTTCCCAATTTACCAGGATTCTATAACGATGCCCAAGTTGAGGGTTGGAAAAAT GTTGTTGATACCGTCCATGCCAACGGATCATACATTTATCTTCAAATTGCAGCACTTGGGCGGGTGGGATACCCTGAAGTCCTTGCCGCTGGTGGACACCCATACGTATCCTCATCACCCGTTAAACTTGAATCGCGATCAGAAACTCCGATAGAGCTCAGCCAAAACGAGATTAAACGATATGTTGGGCTATATGCGGAAGCAGCTCGAAGAGCTGTTCATGAAGCTGGGTTCGATGGAGTTGAAATCCATGCGTGCAA TGGGAGCTTAACAGAGCAATTTATACAAGATGTCGTAAACAAACGAACCGACGACTATGGAGGCTCTATCGAGAATAGGTCTCGCTTTCTGCTTGAGGTCGTTGATGCCGTGATAGATAAAATCGGGGCCAGCCGCACAGGAATAAGGTTCTCGCCTTGGAGCAAAGGACAGG AGATGGGGATGAGAAATCCAATACCAACATACACCTATATCATCTCTGAACTCACCAAGAACCATTCCGAGCTATCCTACATTCACATGATTGAGCCAGGGATTAATTCAGCGGATAATGGGACTACACAAGAGCTTGACGAGGGAGTCGTG GCTTCGAATGAATTTGCGTACCAACTCTGGTCCCCTCGCACTTATCTCACTGGTGGTGGTTACGACCACCTGTCTGCCCCAAATACAGCTGATAAACTCGAAAATACGGCGGTAGTTATTGGACGTTTGTTCATATCTAAT CCTGACCTTCCTCTTCGAATCAAGTTTGGGTTGGAACCCGTTGCTTCTGATCCAAGCACCTATTACAGCACAGGCCCTGAATCTATCAAAGGTTACACCGACTACCCTTTGCTACCTCAAGTCCGGGCTTGA
- a CDS encoding major facilitator superfamily transporter encodes MSGRAPYNPFNPYDPYDPYDPYSPYGPYNSYSLVNPYNPYTAHGTPDSRSPTQSIIEEERTLIGGTGYSRIGSLQEEWQNTDFGPEQKLAEKKPEAPAKDEFPDGGLRAWMVVAGSMCVTFGTFGFVNAWGVFQSYYHEDIMADVSPSAISWIGSIQYALVFFPGLIVGRLFDLGYFRIPQIAASIVLVGGTFLTAECKEYWQFLICQGVGVGLASGFLFGPAIAVVSHWFQKRRGLAFGIIASGASIGGTVIPITVRKLIPLIGFQWAMRVIGFIELAVLGTSILTLRRRLPGRKTSGGLLNFQSFLYIPYSLYVLAAVISFLGLYTVLTYLEVYGREGVGIPKEFSIYLIPIANAASLVGRVGSGYVTDKVGPLNTLIPSTLVAGICTFIWPFARSKGALIAVSSVYGIACGTFVGMLPAPVAKMGSPEDVGRRTGMLMTIAATGALAGPPISGAILGKTDSFVAVGLYAGSMIIVCVLMLIAVKYTALKKISGKF; translated from the exons ATGTCGGGCCGAGCTCCTTACAACCCTTTTAATCCTTATGACCCGTATGACCCATACGACCCATACAGCCCATACGGCCCATACAATTCTTACAGTCTGGTCAATCCGTATAATCCTTATACGGCGCATGGGACTCCAGATTCCCGAAGTCCAACGCAATCCATCATTGAAGAGGAGAGGACGTTAATAGGTGGGACAGGCTATTCGAGGATAGGTTCTCTCCAAGAGGAATGGCAGAACACCGACTTTGGACCTGAGCAGAAACTTGCGGAGAAAAAGCCTGAGGCACCGGCGAAAGACGAATTCCCTGATGGAGGATTGCGCGCTTGGATGGTTGTAGCGGGC TCCATGTGTGTTACTTTCGGAAC GTTTGGATTTGTCAATGCTTGGGGT GTTTTCCAATCCTACTATCATGAGGATATTATGGCGGATGTCAGCCCATCTGCGAT CTCCTGGATAGGATCCATCCAATACGCCCTAGTTTTTTTTCCT GGGCTGATAGTCGGGCGGCTTTTCGACTTGGGGTACTTTCGAATTCCCCAGATTGCTGCCAGTATCGTCCTTGTGGGCGGAACATTTCTGACGGCAGAATGCAAAGAATACTGGCAGTTTCTGATTTGTCAGGGCGTTGGCGTTGGG CTCGCCTCTGGTTTCCTGTTCGGCCCAGCAATTGCCGTAGTATCACACTGGT TTCAAAAACGCCGTGGTTTAGCATTTGGCATAATCGCATCCGGGGCAAGCATCGGAGGAACGGTGATCCCTATTACAGTGCGCAAGCTCATTCCGCTTATCGGGTTTCAATGGGCCATGAGAGT GATTGGCTTCATTGAGCTGGCTGTCCTCGGTACCTCCATCCTGACTCTTCGCCGCCGCTTGCCAGGCAGGAAAACTTCCGGTGGATTGTTAAACTTCCAGTCATTCCTTTACATCCCATATTCCCTCTACGTACTGGCGGCAGTTATATCATTCTTGGGGTTGTATACAG TCCTGACCTATCTTGAGGTCTACGGAAGAGAGGGAGTAGGGATCCCAAAAGAATTTTCTATCTACCTGATTCCCATTGCTAATGCCGCCTCCTTAGTCGGGCGAGTAGGGTCAGGTTACGTCACCGATAAAGTAGGGCCTCTCAATACCCTCATCCCGAGCACGCTTGTTGCCGGTATATGTACATTCATCTGGCCATTTGCACGCTCTAAGGGTGCTCTTATCGCTGTGTCTTCTGTTTACGGCATCGCATGCGGGACCTTCGTTGGCATGTTGCCTGCTCCTGTAGCCAAAATGGGCAGCCCTGAAGACGTTGGAAGAAGAACCGGTATGCTCATGACAATTGCGGCGACTGGTGCTCTCGCTGGCCCGCCAATATCCGGAGCCATCTTGGGCAAGACTGATAGCTTTGTTGCTGTTGGATTATATGCAG GTTCAATGATTATTGTTTGTGTCCTTATGCTCATTGCAGTCAAATATACTGCTCTGAAGAAAATCTCCGGTAAATTTTAG
- a CDS encoding 3-beta hydroxysteroid dehydrogenase/isomerase family protein, translating into MPGWIILGVTVSFVVYLLALHRRLTTPNPSALTYRGPPISSDDLVKVTLPTPHDIAEAIKAHGPVTGKAYVVVGGSGLVGQYIVRTLLARGETLVRIIDVVEPKVAGNSDANAVDSLSRAEFIQADVTDYQSIADAISRPFGNTGRTAEAVIHTVALIRNFERLEYLKDLSYQVNVEGTKNVLRASQDLGTVGSFVYTSSAGIFAPPSNFLRLGVLGSRGRAVFGDDAPEDSPKTKNHYTNTKFEAEKIVRASDGVKNIRTGVLRPGMAIMGPESIFISMILKNTGVNPTWGGKHMNSMVNAWDVGRAHVQLSDALFERPEDVAGQSFAITGEAAIYPLSEVLKMMQFYSQHDLKFQPISELMMYFLSFFVEAILLGRYLVLKMVTNITGGQLAPVPKWAVETKLQYIQPAMWDLSLMDIIIDDSRARKILGHYWTTEQTVRWVVEVAEGRYPW; encoded by the exons ATGCCCGGTTGGATTATCCTTGGGGTGACTGTTTCATTTGTCGTGTATCTATTGGCTCTTCATAGACGTCTCACTACTCCCaacccatctgcgcttacttATAGGGGTCCGCCTATTTCTAGTGATGACTTGGTCAAAGTGACTCTCCCCACGCCCCATGACATTGCTGAAGCGATAAAAGCGCATGGCCCTGTGACTGGAAAGGCATACGTCGTAGTTGGGGGCTCAGGCCTTGTCGGCCAATACATAGTACGAACACTACTGGCGCGCGGCGAAACTCTGGTCCGCATCATCGATGTTGTTGAGCCGAAGGTGGCCGGCAATTCGGATGCCAATGCGGTGGATAGTCTATCTCGTGCCGAGTTTATTCAAGCAGACGTGACCGACTACCAGTCAATCGCAGATGCCATATCTCGACCTTTCGGGAACACCGGACGAACGGCGGAGGCGGTGATACATACGGTAGCATTAATCAGAAATTTTGAGCGCCTGGAATATCTTAAAGATCTTAGCTATCAAGTAAACGTCGAAGGGACAAAGAACGTCCTTAGAGCGTCGCAAGACCTTGGAACTGTTGGTTCATTTGTGTACACGTCTAGTGCTGGGATATTTGCTCCTCCCTCAAATTTCTTACGGCTCGGAGTTCTCGGCTCTCGAGGAAGAGCTGTGTTCGGGGATGATGCGCCGGAGGACAGTCCGAAGACCAAAAACCACTATACCAATACAAAGTTTGAGGCCGAAAAAATAGTCCGCGCTTCAGATGGTGTCAAGAACATTCGTACAGGTGTTTTAAGGCCCGGAAT GGCTATAATGGGGCCCGAGTCTATATTTATTTCTATG ATCCTTAAAAACACCGGAGTCAACCCTACTTGGGGAGGAAA ACATATGAACAGCATGGTAAACGCATGGGATGTTGGTCGCGCTCACGTCCAATTATCGGATGCTCTCTTCGAGCGCCCAGAAGACGTTGCCGGACAATCATTTGCAATAACAGGTGAAGCGGCCATTTATCCTCTTTCTGAGGTTTTGAAAATGATGCAG TTTTATAGCCAACACGATCTAAAGTTCCAGCCAATTTCGG AGCTAATGATGTATTTTCTCTCGTTCTTTGTTGAGGCAATCCTACTAGGTCGATACCTCGTTCTCAAAATGGTGACTAATATCACTGGAGGCCAATTAGCACCAGTGCCTAAATGGGCTGTGGAAACCAAACTACAATATATTCAACCGGCGATGTGGGATCTTAGTCTCATGGATATAATCATTGATGATAGTCGTGCTCGCAAGATTCTTGG GCATTATTGGACGACAGAGCAAACAGTCAGATGGGTTGTGGAAGTGGCAGAGGGGCGCTATCCCTGGTAG
- a CDS encoding pathogenesis-related protein PR5K (thaumatin family): MLLNSERTLAIRGFLLATHIAVAGARRWTVNNDCPFTIWPAIYTSNTSAVTLSGVETGWEAPPNSSRSFVVPEGWHAFLFCFGWSGAYIWGRRDCNFSSGNSPADTNTTIGGCVSGGCPGGLYCTGLGSPPTTHAEWTLAPGDGSGADYYDISIVQGFNLPMSVVPSAVECGIAECAVDLNAGCPDPLRGPFAPNTNNTVPIGCKSACTANLDGNPDNSAACCTGQFAEPGACPASGVPFYDYFKNACRFTYAYSQDVTSGTALQTCPGSSYPDYAVTFCPPTVLASNTTTQSGGHIATSGTITGIPSMTPAVTSTLTSSRSLGTSLIPSNANSASTLPVMQIGLMLGLVTSIWGSAL; the protein is encoded by the exons ATGTTACTGAATTCTGAACGGACCTTGGCTATCCGGGGATTTCTTCTCGCAACGCACATTGCCGTAGCGGGTGCTCGCCGGTGGACTGTAAACAATGACTGCCCTTTTACTATTT GGCCAGCTATCTACACTAGTAATACCTCTGCGGTCACCTTGAGTGGAGTCGAAACCGGCTGGGAAGCTCCTCCCAACAGCTCACGTTCATTCGTTGTCCCAGAAGGTTGGCACGCTTTTTTATTTTGTTTCG GTTGGTCTGGTGCATACATATGGGGGCGCCGTGATTGCAATTTTTCCTCGGGAAACAGTCCGGCAGACACCAATACGACTATAGGAGGATGCGTTTCGGGAGGATGCCCAGGTGGTTTGTACTGCACGGGGTTAGGTTCTCCACCTACGACGCATGCCGAATGGACTTTGGCTCCTGGAGATGGCAGCGGGGCAGACTACTACGATATTTCAATA GTCCAGGGGTTTAATTTGCCCATGTCGGTCGTGCCGAGTGCGGTGGAATGTGGGATTGCGGAGTGTGCAGTAGATCTCAATGCGGGTT GCCCAGATCCCCTTCGAGGACCTTTTGCCCCCAATACCAACAACACAGTTCCGATTGGTTGCAAGTCCGCGTGCACAGCAAACCTGGACGGGAACCCGGATAACAGTGCTGCCTGCTGTACAGGGCAATTTGCCGAACCGGGCGCATGCCCTGCCAGTGGTGTTCCATTTTACGACTATTTCAAGAACGCATGTCGTTTTACATACGCATATT CACAAGACGTGACTTCGGGTACAGCCCTACAGACTTGTCCTGGTTCCAGCTATCCAGACTACGCTGTTACTTTTTGCCCTCCAACCGTTTTAGCGTCAAACACTACCACGCAGAGCGGCGGCCATATAGCCACGTCCGGGACGATAACTGGTATTCCATCTATGACTCCCGCAGTCACAAGTACTCTCACTTCATCGAGGAGCTTAGGGACATCTCTG ATTCCCTCCAATGCCAACAGCGCGAGCACTCTACCTGTCATGCAGATTGGATTAATGCTGGGATTGGTTACCAGCATTTGGGGTTCTGCCCTGTAG
- a CDS encoding Cytochrome C/C1 heme lyase → MAREHPSVSKASSKKGQTYDGETDEEEVDRRKQNKAALAKKQSSGDMSKLFVKNIDGMEESIKFYIVDWEDWDTINDIRDQIAKCGGEVVDERPREGYSLIDPRTEEGELELATRSTRTRCVVSFLFVEESIKRGSLMSPLESLLFVKEDKPVKFHLHESLSEDEIENLRYDILLRGGNPDVDISETQAVIHHKDFRRSAARDKRWRQIELFETSDWLKSSIARKRFTLTGAGGRLTAPPAARPKPLVQPGRKPGAPRTEFTEEDDERLILWMAYQFGRNQAGRQGNRPYQVLAEHLWWTHRHTWHSWRERYKIKRTHFDPLIIQAVDERETKKKPKKHRVPEFPDSSIKDSDDESEDGEYVGGEERPNEANGDEEEAQEARPSKARAKPKPVKRRASDSSEVEDDPEPPKQIKQSASQPTRPTPRGVKRAKTGSRPEAPPFIKTSASQKAREAPPLKSPTQPPSELSSPVRASPPPRAEPIREESPDTEPELDQEQGDSSSTQLGNGIIDQAVLGGAQGAVDRHNAELAEMSVDEEQDEIEESPYEDPDVDVVNEAEETNETLLDTVEDQLLALANTYGAIYARVEAYYTRAVEDGKNQDAAIEFAGEQLRIDMRRDKGKGRAIWVTIVLVARFRHELSHEEETTADKCPVDHTNRAAWANLTPPSWHPPVPGAASDVGQIPHTSLPTLRETSSIPRLDGQKWVYPSEAQFFAAMARKNHSPHAPDMRVIVPIHNAVNERAWHELLAWEAGRGAEACGGVKLVSFKGRPGDRTPKAWLKTLLGYQAPFDRHDWVIDRCGTRMRYVIDFYTGRSSPTGLGPMHNSQPNVSFYLDVRPAIDNWEAVKMRLERFWADWIG, encoded by the exons ATGGCTCGCGAGCATCCAAGCGTCTCGAAGGCATCTTCCAAGAAAGGGCAGACTTATGATGGCGAAACGGATGAAGAGGAAGTAGATAGGAGAAAACAGAACAAGGCGGCCCTGGCCAAGAAACAATCTTCTGGG GATATGTCAAAACTTTTTGTCAAAAATATTGATGGAATGGAAGAAAGTATCAAGTTTTATATTGTAGACTGGGAAGATTGGGATACCATTAATGATATACGTGACCAGATTGCG AAATGTGGTGGCGAAGTAGTGGATGAACGTCCGAGAGAAGGATACTCTCTTATAGACCCACGAACTGAAGAAGGCGAACTGGAGCTGGCAACAAGGTCAACCCGAACGCGATGTGTCGTCTCCTTCCTCTTTGTCGAGGAAAGCATCAAACGGGGTAGCCTCATGTCCCCTCTAGAGTCGTTGCTTTTCGTAAAGGAGGATAAACCAGTGAAATTTCATCTCCATGAATCTCTGTCTGAAGACGAGATTGAGAACCTGAGGTATGATATCCTG CTCCGCGGAGGAAACCCCGACGTGGATATTTCCGAGACTCAAGCCGTGATCCATCATAAAGATTTTCGTAGGTCGGCAGCCAGGGACAAGAGGTGGCGCCAAATAGAGCTGTTCGAAACCTCGGACTGGCTGAAGTCATCCATAGCAAGAAAACGTTTTACATTGACTGGGGCAGGTGGTCGCCTGACCGCCCCTCCTGCTGCTAGGCCGAAGCCACTCGTTCAGCCCGGTAGAAAACCTGGAGC GCCTCGAACTGAATTTACCGAGGAGGATGACGAACGGTTGATTCTTTGGATGGCCTACCAATTTGGTAGAAACCAAGCTGGTCGGCAGGGTAATCGACCATACCAAGTTTTA GCCGAACACCTTTGGTGGACGCACAGACACACTTGGCATTCGTGGCGAGAGCGGTACAAGATAAAGAGGACTCATTTTGATCCGCTCATTATTCAGGCCGTCGACGAGAGAGAGACTAAGAAAAAGCCTAAGAAACACAGGGTTCCGGAGTTCCCTGATAGTAGCATCAAAGACAGTGACGATGAAAGCGAGGATGGTGAGTATGTTGGTGGTGAGGAGAGGCCCAATGAAGCGAACGgcgacgaggaagaagctcAGGAGGCTCGACCTTCGAAGGCAAGAGCTAAACCAAAGCCCGTCAAGCGCAGAGCATCGGATTCTAGCGAAGTTGAAGATGACCCCGAGCCACCCAAACAAATCAAACAATCTGCTTCTCAGCCTACCAGACCCACCCCTAGAGGGGTAAAGAGAGCCAAAACGGGCTCTCGGCCTGAGGCACCCCCATTCATCAA GACCTCGGCTTCACAAAAGGCTCGTGAGGCACCTCCCCTCAAGTCTCCCACACAACCCCCAAGCGAGCTTTCCTCCCCTGTTCGCGCCTCGCCTCCTCCGAGGGCGGAACCGATTCGAGAGGAAAGCCCTGATACTGAGCCAGAACTCGACCAAGAGCAAGGAGATTCATCTTCTACTCAATTGGGGAATGGCATTATTGATCAGGCCGTCCTCGGAGGTGCTCAAGGGGCAGTAGATCGACATAATGCCGAGTTGGCTGAGATGAGTGTTGATGAGGAGCAAGACGAAATTGAGGAGTCTCCATACGAAGACCCGGATGTCGATGTC GTTAACGAAGCTGAAGAAACCAATGAGACACTCCTCGATACCGTTGAAGATCAGTTGTTGGCGTTGGCTAACACGTACGGTGCTATTTATGCGCGAGTTGAGGCTTATTACACTCGCGCGGTGGAGGACGGCAAGAATCAAGACGCCGCAATCGAATTTGCTGGGGAGCAGCTGCGGATTGACATGAGGCGCGATAAGGGCAAAGGCCGAGCAA TTTGGGTTACAATTGTGCTTGTTGCGAGATTTCGACACGAGCT CTCTCACGAAGAGGAGACCACGGCAGACAAGTGCCCAGTCGACCATACCAATCGTGCGGCATGGGCGAACCTCACCCCGCCATCGTGGCACCCTCCCGTTCCAGGCGCGGCTTCGGATGTAGGACAGATACCACATACGTCGCTTCCTACCTTGCGTGAGACGTCGTCTATCCCCCGCCTCGATGGACAAAAATGGGTGTACCCCTCAGAGGCTCAGTTCTTTGCCGCTATGGCACGAAAGAACCACAGCCCCCATGCACCTGATATGCGTGTTATTGTGCCGATCCATAATGCGGTAAACGAGCGTGCATGGCATGAACTCTTGGCTTGGGAGGCAGGTCGGGGCGCCGAGGCGTGTGGGGGAGTCAAGCTCGTTAGTTTCAAAGGCCGACCAGGGGATAGGACCCCCAAAGCATGGCTCAAGACGTTACTGGG TTACCAAGCCCCGTTCGATCGCCACGACTGGGTGATAGATAGGTGCGGTACACGAATGCGATACGTAATCGACTTTTACACCGGCCGATCCTCGCCAACTGGGTTGGGGCCTATGCATAACTCTCAACCCAATGTATCGTTTTACTTGGATGTACGTCCTGCAATTGACAATTGGGAGGCCGTGAAAATGCGGCTCGAACGTTTCTGGGCGGACTGGATAGGTTGA
- a CDS encoding major facilitator superfamily transporter, with amino-acid sequence MSQTAAYEIELLDAHPHLEHGPSFDGVKNPHSQAPDAFAETEQYFSGGSLNSSVNASTSVHATINNTAQAEGSGFRIGKVYIEDKVFYLAGSCMGVFAVGLNDTATGANLPSIQDHYHLPYEVVSLVFLAGFGGYLISCMINSVLQNAIGTRNVLVMAGILYGGGSLLISFAPPFPVVMVGLCLMGFGGGFYEACLTSVISHFENSRFMNILYAFFGLGALVSPFVVGALAKAGIAWRLYYWFPFSLAALVTICHFMLFKRYVMPSDHEETSEHKSVRAKFKKVMHIPTTWVGIILIILSFAIADTLSNWLTSYLIDVKGSGPDVSRYQLSMFWAGNTLLLVATGGAIGLLWAVNSTVSNWIGIAVAGFFLGPNTPGILSIISTRVPPSLKGIAVSITIGLGLVGATLGPLLFGITIGKVKPGLHILPPVIMVLASLSALFFWAIPPRRKVE; translated from the exons ATGAGCCAAACCGCGGCCTACGAGATCGAGCTTCTCGATGCACATCCACATTTAGAACATGGACCCTCCTTTGATGGGGTCAAGAATCCCCACTCACAAGCCCCTGATGCCTTCGCCGAGACCGAGCAATACTTTTCTGGAGGTAGTCTAAACAGTTCTGTAAATGCATCTACTTCGGTCCACGCTACGATCAATAATACAGCCCAAGCTGAGGGCTCTGGTTTCCGCATTGGGAAGGTTTACATAGAAGATAAGGTCTTCTACTTAGCTGGG TCTTGTATGGGGGTTTTCGCAGTCGGTCTTAATGACACTGCTACGGGAGCCAACTTGCCCTCAATTCAAGACCATTACCACTTACCTTACGAGGTGGTTTCTCTTGTGTTCCTTGCAGGCTTTGGAGG ctACCTAATCTCATGCATGATTAACTCCGTCCTTCAGAATGCAATTGGGACACGCAATGTTTTAGTG ATGGCGGGAATCCTGTACGGGGGTGGATCGTTGCTCATATCCTTCGCTCCACCTTTCCCGGTTGTGATGGTAGGGCTCTGCCTCATGGGTTTTGGAGGAGGTTTCTACGAGGCTTGCCTTACCAGTGTGATATCTCAT TTTGAAAACAGCCGATTCATGAATATCCTGTATGCATTCTTCGGG CTGGGAGCA CTAGTTTCTCCTTTCGTCGTTGGAGCACTGGCCAAAGCTGGCATTGCATGGAGG CTTTATTATTGGTTCCCGTTCTCTCTGGCAGCCTTGGTCACCATCTGCCATTTTATGCTCTTCAAGCGTTATGTGATGCCATCTGATCACGAGGAAACATCCGAACACAAAAGTGTACGCGCAAAGTTCAAGAAAGTGATGCACATACCAACGACTTG GGTTGGGATAATCCTGATCATTCTTAGCTTCGCAATTGCTGATACACTTAGTAAT TGGCTAACATCATACCTGATCGATGTAAAAGGCTCCGGGCCGGACGTTTCTCGATATCAGCTATCCATGTTCTGGGCTG GAAATACGCTCCTATTAGTAGCTACCGGTGGGGCAATCGGTCTGCTTTGGGCTGTCAACTCTACCGTGTCCAACTGGATTGGTATTGCCGTTGCCGGGTTCTTTTTGGG TCCAAATACGCCTGGAATCTTGTCCATTATATCAACTCGCGTTCCACCGAGTCTTAAGGGGATAGCGGTTTCTATTACAATCG GACTGGGGCTTGTTGGGGCAACTCTTGGGCCGTTACTTTTCGGTATTACGATTGGGAAGGTTAAACCAGGGCTgcatattcttcctcccgtTATT ATGGTGCTAGCTTCCCTCTCTGCCTTATTTTTCTGGGCTATCCCGCCTCGTAGGAAAGTCGAGTAA